The Microbacterium sp. SORGH_AS_0428 genome contains the following window.
CGCCAAGGCGCACCGCGTGGCCGCGCGCCTGGATGCGGGCATCACGTGGGTCAACGGCTGGGCACTGCTCGATCCCTCCGTCCCGTTCGGCGGCGTCAAGGCCTCCGGCTGGGGGCGCGAGAACGGACCCGAGGCGATGGCCTCGTACCAGCGCACCCATTCGATCGTCTTCAACCTCGAGACGGGAGCGTCGGCGTGACCGCCGGCCGCGCGGCTGTTCTCCAAGACGGCGCGCTGCGCGTCGAGGATGTGGAGTACGGGGCGCCGGGCCACGGCGAGGTGCTCGTGCGGCTCGTCGCGACGGGGCTGTGCCATACGGATCTCGGCGTGATCGCCGGCGGCATCCCGTTCCCCTCGCCCGGCGTCATCGGGCACGAGGGCGCGGGCGTCGTCGAACAGGTCGGGGCGGGTGTGAGCTCCGTGGCACCCGGCGACAAGGTGCTGCTGAGCTTCACCTCGTGCGGAGCGTGCAGCGGATGCGCGGGCGGGCATCCCGCCTACTGCGAGACCTGGCAGGCGCGGAACCTCTTCGGCATGATGCGCCCCGACGACTCGGGCACCATCACCCACGAGGGCGTCCCGGTGGCCGGGCACTTCTTCGGGCAGTCCTCGTTCGGGACCTACGCGATCGCCGACGAACGCTCCCTCGTCGCGGTGGACGCGACCGCCGATCTCACCGTGCTCGCACCGCTCGGTTGCGGCATCCTGACCGGCTTCGGATCGATGTGGAACGTGCTGGATCCGACCCCCGCCGACACGGTCGCCGTCTACGGCTCCGGCGCGGTCGGACTGTCGGCGATCATGGCGGCGGCGCACCGCGACCCCGCCGCGCTCGTCGCGATCGATCTCGTCGACGAGCGACTCGCGCTCGCCCGGCGGCTCGGTGCGACCCACACGATCAACGCGGGCATCGAGGACGTCGCGGCCCGGCTCGCTGAGATCACCGGCGGACACGGTGTCGACCTGAGCTTCGACACGACCGCGAGCCCGCGCGTGGCTCGGAGCGCGCTGGATGCCGCCGCCATCCGCGGCACGGTCCTCGTGTGCGGCGCACCCCCTCCCGGCACGGAGATCCCGGTGGACATCCAGGGGATCCTGACCGGGAAGGTGCTGCGCGGTGTCACGATGGGCGACACGCTGCCGCAGCAGCTCATCCCCGAACTCGCCCGTCTGCACGGCGAGGGCAGATTGCCGCTGGAGCTGTTGGAGAAGACGTACACGCTCGATGAGATCGAGCAGGCGGTCGCCGATATGCACCACGGCGTGACGGTCAAGCCGGTCATCGTCTACTGACCCGTCGCCGAACGGATGCGGGCGGCCGCCGACAAGGCCCGTCCGCATCCGTTCGGCGCGCGCATACGATGTCACGATGTCGATGACGACATCGGAACCCCCTCCCCCACCCGCCCTCGCCTCAGTGGACCATGCGCTGCGCCTGCTGCTGCTGCTCGGCGATCGACCCGAACTTCGCGTGACCGAGGCCGCCGCTCGCCTCGGCGTGGCCCCATCGACCGCGCACCGCCTGCTGACGACTCTCGCCGCCCGTGGATTCGTCACCCAGGACCGGATCTCGAAGGTCTATCGCGTAGGACCGGCGCTGATCGAGATCGGGGTGCACAGCACCAGCTCCATCGACCTGCGCGCTGCGGGTGAGCCGCACCTGAAGGTGCTCAGCCAACGGATCTCCGAGACGGTCAATCTCCTCGTCCGGCAGGGGGACTCCGTACGCTTCGTCGCGGGTTTCGAGGCGGACCAGCAGGTGCGCACGCAGGTGCTGACCGGCGCACTGCTGCCCGCCTACGCCACCTCGGGAGGCAAGGTGCTGCTGGCGGAGCTGTCCCGCGAGGAGCTGCGCGCCCTGTACCCGCGCGGCCTCCGGCGCCTGACACAGCGCACCCGGACCTTCACCCAGCTCATGGCGGAGCTTCCGCTCGTGATGATGCGCGGCTTCGCCGTCAACGACCAGGAGAGCCGCGACGGACTGTCGGCGATCGCCGTCCCGTTGCGCGCCCGGGACGGACGCGCGATCGCCGCGGTGGCGATGTCCGCCCCCAGTGCACGCCTGGGCGCCGAGCGGATGCGGGAGCTGGTCGTCGAGCTGCGCGCGTGCGCGTCGGCGATCCGCGGCGACCTGGCCCGGTGAGCCCCGCGCACCCGCCCGGATTCCGCAGGGCGGAATCCGCCCCCGCGCGCCCTTGCCCGCTCCGGGCGACGGGGATTGGCTTGCTCGCGTTCCGGCCACGACGAGGTGAGCCGGCGAGAGAGGATCCGAGCCGATGAAGATCGACGCCTTCTGCCACCTGTTGCCGGCCGAGTACGCCAAGCGACTCTTCGCCATCGACGACAGCCCCGTGGCCCGCAACATCCAGAAGCGGGTGAGCGGTGTTCCTGCCCTCGTGGACATGGACGAGCGGTTCCGGATCATGGACGAGTTCGGCCCCGACTACCGGCAGATCGTGAACTCGGCAGCACCGCCGCTGGAGGATCTCGGACCCACGGCGCGGACGGTGGAGCTCGCGCGGATCGCGAACGACGGGATGGCGGAGCTCACCCGGGACAACCCCGACCGCTTCGCCGGGTTCTGCGCCGCGGTGTCGCTCAGCGACGTCGACGCCGCGATCGCGGAGGCGGAGCGCGCCTTCGACGAGCTGGGCGCGGTGGGCGTCCAGATCTACACGCACGTCAACGGCGGCCCGATGGACCAGGAGCGGTTCTTCCCGTTCTACGAGGCGGTCGCCGCACGCGGCGACAAGATGATCCAGGTCCACCCCTGCCGCGACTCCAGCTGGTCGGACTACAAGACCGAGGCGCGCTCGAAGTTCGAGATCTGGTGGACGTTGGGCTGGGAGTACGACCTGTCGGCCTTCATGTCCCGGCTCGTGTTCTCCGGAGTGTTCGAGCGGCTGCCCGACATCAAGATCCTGATCCACCACGGCGGCGCGATGATCCCCCACTTCGCGGGCCGGATCGGACCGGGCTGGGACCAGCTCGGCTCGCGCACCCCCGCCGATCAGGCGGAGGACATCGAGGGCTATCCCCTCACCGAGCGCCCCATCGACGCGTTCCGCCGCTTCTACGTCGACACCGCGTACTTCGGAGCGGGCGACGCGATGCGCACCGCCATCAAGTTCTTCGGCGTCGATCACACGCTCTTCGCCAGCGACACGCCCTTCGATCCCGAGAAGGGCCCCGGATACATCCGCTCCACGATCGCCAACCTCGAGGAGATGGACATCATCGACGACGCCGACCGAGCCGAGATCTACCACGGCAACGTGTCGCGTCTGCTGGGGCTGTGACACCCGCACCACCCGACCGAGCTCCCGCTCACACAGAAAGAGGCAGACAATGACGTTCCTGACCCTCCGCCGGACCGTGGCCCTGACCGCGGCCGCACTGATGACCCTCTCCCTCGCGGCCTGCGCGGGAGCCGCCGAGCCCGCTGGCGGTGATGAGACGGGCGCTCCGGAGAAGGCGAATCTGACCATCGCCATCAACCCGTCCTCGCAGTTCGCACCGCTGTACTACGGCATCGAGGAGGGCATCTTCGAGAAGCACGGGCTCACGCTCGAGATCACCCCGCAGACGGACGTCGCATCCATCGTCTCCGGTGTCGCCAGCGGAACCTACGACTTCGGCTTCGCCACCGTCGTGCACGTGCTCACCGCGAATGCGAACGGCATCCCGCTGCGCGCCGTGTCCACGATCGAAGGGCAGATCCAGCCCGACGACGAGGGGACGATCACGATCGCCTCGCCCACCTCCGGGATCACCGACTACGGGGATCTCAAGGGCAAGCGCGTAGCCACCGTGGGACTGTCCTCTCACAACACGCTGACGCTGTGGGAGCTGGCGAGCCGCGACGGCGTGGACGCGAGCTCGATCGAGCTCGTGCAGATGCCCTTCGGCCAGATGGCGGCGGCCCTCGCCAACGGCGATGTCGACGCGGCGGTCATGCAGTGGCCGTTCGCGGCCGACGCGCTCTCGGCGGGCGGTGTGACGCTCGGGTACAACAACCGCGAGATCTTCAACGGCGCGGCGACGACGCTCTTCAACACGTCGCAGTCCTTCATCGATCAGAACCCGAAGACCGTGCGAGCGTTCTCGGACGCGATGATCGAGTCGATCGAAGGGGCATCGGCGAACGAGGATGCGGCGCGCTCCGCTCTGGAGAAGGGGATGGGAGTGACGGCCGAGCAGGCCGCGGCCGCGCGCTGGAACATCGGCGGCGATCCCCGCCTGACCGTCACCGGATTCGAGACGGCGCGCGACCTGCTCGTCAAGTTCGGCACCGACCAGTCCCTGACCGACGCCCTGAAGAACCTTGACGTCGACTCGGTCGTGTGGCCCGGCGCCCTGGAGAACTGACATGACGTCGCACTCCTTCCCCGCCCGTGAGAAGGCCGGCGGATGAGGGGCGCAGCGCGTGAGCGCGGCCTCGCCGTGGTGCTGCCCCTGCTGGCCGTGGCGATCGTCCTCGTCGCCTGGCAGCTGGCGACATCGACGGCGCTGGTGAGCCCGACGCAGTTCCCCTCCATGACAGACTCCCTCGCGGCCCTCCTCCAGGAACTCACGACGCCGCGACTGTGGTCCGCCGTGGGGGCGACGCTCATCGGCTGGTTCTTCGGCATGGTCATCACGATCACGCTGGGCCTGGTCGTGGGCACGGCGCTGGCACACAGCGACATCGCCCGCCAGAGCGCAGCACCCGTGATCGAGACCTTCAAGGCGATCCCCGCGATCGCCGTACTGCCGCTGGTGATCCTCGTCGCCGGCTCCACGCTGCCGATGAAGATCTTCCTCATCTGCTTCGCCGCGTTCTGGCCGTTCGTCATCCAGGTGATCTACGGCGTGCGCTCGATGGATCCCGTCGTGGCGGACACCGCCAAGGCGCTCGGAGTGCGCGGCATCCGGCGTTTCCTCGTGGTCAGCATCCCGAGCGCGTCGCCGTACCTCGTCACCGGGATGCGGATCGCCTCGGCGCAGGCGCTCATCCTGGCGGTGGTGGCGGAGATCGTGGGCGGCGCCGCGGGCGTCGGGCGCAACATCCTGCTCGCCGAGAACGCCGGGGTGAGCGCCTACCCCACGATGTACGCGTACATCATCGTCGCGGGACTGCTGGGCATCGCCCTCACCGGAGCGTTCTTCCTCATCGAGAAGCGGTTGATGCACTGGCACGAGTCGCAGCGCAACATGCGGCTCGAGGCGAAGGGGGCGCGCGCATGAGCCGGCTCACCACCAGCACCGTTCCCGTGCCGCGCCGCCGCTCGGGTCCGTTCGCCTCCCGCCTCGTCGGTGTGCTGCTCGCGCTGTGGCTGCCCGTCGTCCTGATCGCGGTGTGGTGGTTCGTCTCGGCCGGCAGCACGTCGCCGTTCTTTCCTCCGCTGTCGCGAATCGTGCAGGAGACCTGGAACCAGTGGGTCGTCTACGGGGCGTGGACGAACCTCATCGCGAGCGTCCGGAACCTCGTCCTGGGCTACCTCGCGGGCGTCGTCATCGGCCTGGTCGGCGGCACCGTGCTGTGGCGGTGGCGACGGGTGCGCCAGGCGGCGAACCCGCTCATCTACTTCCTCTACGTCCTGCCCGCACCGGCTCTGCTTCCGGCGATGATCGCGATCTTCGGGATCGGCGAGATGCGGCAGATCGCGCTCATCGCGCTGGGGTCCATCTGGCCCACGCTGCTGAACACGCTGGACGGGATGCGGGGGATCTCGGGCACGGCGTTCGACACCGCACGCGTGCTGCGCCTGGGCGGGATCCGTACCTTCTTCCGCGTGGTGCTGCCCGCCGCTGCGCCGCAGATCGCGGCGGGGATGCGGGCGAGCCTGACCATCGCCATCGTGCTGATGGTCGTGAGCGAGATGGTCGCTGCCCGCTCGGGCATCGGCTACTTCATCCTGCAGGCGCAGGCGGAGTTCGCGATCGTGAAGATGTGGACCGGCATCCTCGTCCTCGCACTGCTCGGCACTGTCCTGAACTACCTCTTCGTCGTCGTCGAGCGCCGCGCCCTGCGCTGGTACTACCGCTCGCGGGCCGCGAACGGATCCTAAGGAGGATCGATGTCCCACCCCACATCCACCGTCCCCGTCCTCGAGGTCGAAGGACTGCGAAAGACCTACAACGAGGGCACCGATCAGGCCAACACCGCCGTCGCGGACGTCAGCTTCGAGGTCGCGAAGGGCGAGCTGGTCTGCATCGTCGGCCCCAGCGGCGCGGGCAAGACGACGCTGCTGCGCTGCATCTCCGGGCTCGCCTCTCCCAGTGGCGGCGAGGTGCGCTTCGAGGGCGACCGCCTCACCGACGTTCCCGCCGAGCTCGGCCTCGTCTTCCAGGACTACAGCCGCTCGCTGTATCCCTGGATGACGAACGCGAAGAACGTCGCCATCCCTCTCGCCGCGCGCGGCGTGGGGCGGCGAGAGCGTGAGCGACGCGCCGAGGAGGTGCTGGAGAGCGTGGGCCTCGCGCACGTGGGCAAGAAGTACCCGTGGGAGCTGTCGGGAGGCATGCAGCAGCGGGTCGCCATCGCGCGCGCCCTGTCGTACCGCCCCGAGCTCCTCCTCATGGACGAGCCCTTCGCGTCGGTCGACGCGCAGACCCGGTTCGACCTCGAGGATCTCGTCCTGCGGGTGCGCAACGAACTCGGGATCACGGTCGTCGTCGTCACCCACGACATCGACGAGGCCATCTACCTGAGCGACCGCATCGTGGTGCTCTCGAAGAACCCGAGCGTGGTTCGCGAGGTGGTTCCCGTGCCCCTCGGACGCACCCGCGACCAGGTGCGCACCCGCGCCAGTCAAGAGTTCCTGGATCTTCGCGCGCATCTCCTCTCGCTCGTCATGCCTGCATCCACGGCGGCTCTCTCGTGAGTGGCCCCGGCATCGTCGCGGCGTTCCCCGTCGTCGACGCGCACAGCCCGGTCGAGCTCGGGCACCTCATCGACGCGGAGGAGCGCGCGGGCGGCGCGCGCATCGACGTGCGCAACCCCGCCCGCGTCAGCGAGATCGTCGGCGTCGTGTTCGACGGCGGCGCGGCCGAGGTGACCGCGGCGGTGGATGCGGCGGCGCGCGCAGCCGCATCCTGGTCCCGCTCGGACATCGCGGATCGCGAACGCCTGCTGCGCCGCGCAGCGGACGTGATCGACGAGCACGCCGATCGTCTGGCGGTCTTGACGGCGAGGGAGAACGGATCGCCGCTCGCGACCGTCCGCGCCGAGACCGGCGCCGCTGCGACCGTGTTCCGTGCGATCGCCGACGCCGTCGCCGAGCGTCTCGAACCCGAGCTGCATCGCCGCGGCGCCGACGACGCCTACGTGCGGGTCGAGCGCCGAGGGTTCGGGGTGGTCGGCTGCATCGTGCCGTGGAACGCCCCGCTCGTGCTCACCGCCAACAAGATCGCGCCCGCGATCGCGGCCGGCAACGCGGTCGTGGTCAAGCCCTCGCCCACGTCCCCGCTGGGGGTGACGGTGCTCGCGCGCCTGGTCGGCGCCGTCTTCCCCCCGGGTGTCGTCTCGGTGGTGAACGGCACGGCCGCCGCCGTCGAGGCGCTGATCGACGACCCACGGGTGGGCAAGGTGTCGTTCACGGGGGGCGGGCAGACCGCGCGCCACGTGCTGGCGCGGGCCGCGACGGCGCTGAAGCCCGTCCATCTGGAGCTGGGGGGCAACGATCCCGCGATCGTGCTGGCGGACGCGGACCTGGCCCACGCTGCGGAGGGGATCGTCGCCTCCGCGTACCGCCGCGCCGGTCAGGTGTGCTTCGCCGTCAAGCGCGTCTACGTTCCGCGCGGGCAGCACGCGGAGCTCTCCGCGCTTCTCGCGGAGCGGATCGACGGGATGCGCGTGGGCGAGTCGCTGCATCCGCAGGCGACGATGGGCCCGCTCAACAACGCCGCCCAGCTGGAACGCGTGCGCGGGATCGTCGAACGTACCCGCGCTGCGGGCCGCGAGGTGCGTGAGCTGGGGCGTCCGGTGTCCACGACCGACTGGGACGGCGGGCACTTCCTGCTCCCCCACCTCGTGACGGATGCGCGTCAGGAGGACGAGCTCGTGCGGGACGAGCAGTTCGGCCCCGTGCTGCCGGTGGTCGCCTACGACGACGTCGCCCAGGCCGTCGCCTGGGCCAACGACACCCCCTTCGGCCTGGCCTCGTCCGTGTGGTCGCGCGATCCGGTCGCGAGCGCTGCCGTGGCCCGCGAGATCGAGGCCGGGGTCACCTTCGTGAACAGCCACCTGTTCTCGCCCGAAGGCTCGCGCTGGATCCCGTTCGGCGGCTGGAAGCAGAGCGGCATGGGCTGGGAAGGCTCGCCCCATGGGATCGACGAATACCTCCGCTTCCACAGCGTCGACGGTCACGTCCTCGCCGGGGGCCGCTCATGACGACGACCGCCGCCGCCATGCTGGTCGACACCCTCCGCGCGGCCGGCGTCGAGCACGTGTTCGCCAATCTCGGCAGCGACCATCCGGCGCTCATCGAGGCGCTCGCCGCGGATCGTGCACGCGGCGAGCGCGTCCCCCGGGTCATCGTGTGCCCGCACGAGTACACGGCGCTGAGCGCGGCGCACGGTTACGCCCTCGCCACGGGGCGCCCCCAGGCGGTGTTCGTCCACACGGATGTGGGGACCGCCAACCTCGGCGGCTCCGTACACAACGCGGCACGCGCGCGCGTGCCGGTCCTGATCTTCGCGGGGCTCACGCCCTACACGCTCGAGGGCGAGGAGCAGGGGGGCCGTGACACCCACGTGACCTTCCTCCAGGACGTGCCCGACCAGCACGCGCTCGTGCGGCCATATGCGAAATGGTCGTACGACCTGCGCACCGCGGCGAACGTTCCGCAGGTCGTCCTCCGCGCCCTGCAGCTGACACGCAGCAGCCCCGCAGGCCCGGTGTATCTCACCGCCGCGCGCGAAGTGCTCGCCCAGAGCGCCCCGGCCCCCGAGACGGCGATCGAGCGCTGGCCGCGCATCGCCCCCGCCGCGGCCGGCGCCGATGTCGTGCGTTCGATCGTGGACGCGCTCGCCGGCGCCTCCCGCGCGACGATCGTGACGACCTCCGTCGGGCGGGACCGGGATGCGGTCGCCCGCCTCGTGACGCTCGCGGAGAGATGGGGCATCGGCGTCGTCGAGCACAACGCGGAGGTGCTGAGCTTCCCGCACGATCACCCACTGCACCTGGGCGACGCCCCGGCCGCGGCGGTGGAGACATCCGATGTCCTGATCGTGCTGGACGCCGACGTGCCGTGGATCCCCGCCGCCGTGCAGCCCGCCCCCGACGCACGCATCTTCGTGGTGAGCGACGACCCGCTCCAGGAGCGCATCCCCCTCTGGTACCTGCCGGCCGAGGCGCTCATCCGCGCCGATGCGCTCACCTTCCTCGACCAGCTGCTGGAACATGCCCCCGATGCCGCTCAGGCCGAGGCCGCGGCTGCGCGCCGCGAGAGCGTGGCGGCCGACGCCCACCGCGCCCGGGCCGAGCGGGCCGAGCGCATCGCGGCGGACGTCGCAGAGCGACGCCTGTCTGCGGGCAGCGTCGGCGCCACCCTGTCGCGGCTGATCGACACCGAGACGATCATCGTCAATGAGGCCATCACGGCGGCACCGGACATCTGGCGATCCCTGCCGCGCACCTTGCCGGGCACGGTGTTCGGCAACCGCGGAACATCTCTGGGCTGGTCGGGCGGCGGAGCCCTCGGCATCAAGCTCGCCGAGCCGAACCGGCGCGTCGTCAGCATCGTCGGCGACGGCACGTTCTACTTCAGTGCACCTTCCTCCGCCGCATCCGTCGCCGCGCGCTACGGTCTCGCCACGCTCACCGTCATCCTCGACAACGGCGGCTGGAACGCGACCAGGCGCAACGCGGTGCGTCAGTATCCGGACGGCGTCGCCCAGCGCGATGAACGGTTCTGGGTCGGGCTCGGCCGTGAGGCCGACCTGCCCGGAATCGCTCGCGCCGCGGGCGGCGGCTGGGCGGCCACCGTCACGGACTTCGACGACCTGGAGGACACCCTGCGCACGGCGCTCGGCCATGTCGACGGCGGCGTGCCCGCGACGGTCGCCGTGCGCCTGCCGGACATCTCCACGCACGACATCGACGAGCCGGCTGCCGCCGCAGAAAGGATCCACGTTCCATGAACGCCGACGCACACCGCCCGCCGTATCTGCGCATCGCGACGGAGGAGGCCTGGGCGCCGCCCGAGGCGATCGCGCTGTACCGCGACCATCTCGCGCGCCGCGACCTGGACGACGTCGGCTTCAACAGCCTGATGGGCTACTTCCTGAACTCCCCTCACCCGCAGCCGCGTGCGGTCGTGGAGCGCCTGCAGGACGCGGCCGAGCGACGCATCGCCGACATGGATGCGACCGGCATCGACCACCAGGTGCTCGCCCTCACCTCGCCGGGAACCCAGGTGCTGCCCGCCGATGAGGCCGTGGCGCTGGCCGAGACCGCCAACGCACGGCTCGGTGAGATCTGCCAGGCGCGGCCGGAGCGCTTCTCCGGGCTGGGGACGGTGTCGTTCACGGATGCCGCGACGGATGTCGCGGCACTGCGCCGCGCGGTCGGGGAACACGGGCTGAAGGGCCTGATGCTGAACGATCACGTGCGCGGCGATCACCTGGACCATCCGCGTTTCGCGCCGCTGCTGCGTGAGCTGGAGGATCTCGACGTGCCGCTGTATCTGCATCCAGGCACACCCCCGAACGCCATGATCGCCCCCTATCGCGAAGCCGGGCTCGACGGGGCGATCCTCGGTTTCGGTGCCAGCGCGGGGCTCCATCTGCTCCGGATCATCACGTCGGGCGTCTTCGATCGCCATCCGCGTCTGCGGCTCGTGGTCGGGCACCTGGGCGAGGCGCTTCCGTTCTGGCTGCACCGCATCGATCACATGCATGCCAAGCAGGTCGCCTCCGGACGCTACGAGGCGATCAAGCCGCTCGCGCAGCGGCCCTCGGAGTACTTCCGCTCCCACATCTGGCTCACGACCTCGGGGATGCCCTGGGAGCCGGCGATCCTGTTCACCCGCGAGGTGACGGGTCCGGACCGCGTGATGTACGCGATGGACTATCCGTATCAGTTCGAGGCCGATGAGGTCGCGGCGCAGGACGCCCTGCCGATCTCGGATGCGGAGAAGGCCGACTTCTTCGAGAACACCGCGCGGCGGGTCTTCAACCTGACGTTCTGAATCTGCGGGACGCGCGGACTTGTCACGGCGATCGTCCGGGCCTCCGGCGGCCCGTCGGCCTACGGTGGCGGTATGCGCGCCGTCGGGACGATCCGGGTCGAACGTGAGCCCCGGGAGGTCTTCGACTTCCTCGAGCTCGTGGAGCATGAGACGTCCTGGCGGCAGTCCGTGACGGGCTCGCGATACGTCGACGCCACGCGTCCCGCAGTCGGCACCGTCGGCGAGACCATCGCCTCGATGGGATCGCGCAGCGTACGGATGGGGTGGACGGTGATCGCGCTCGAGCCGGGCCGTCGTGTGGCGTGGGAACTCGACGGCGATCCCTGGCTCGGTGGCGGGAGTTACACCGTCGCGGCCTCGGGCGGCGGCTCGACGGTGACGGCGGAGCTCACCATCAGGCTCCACGGGGTCATGCGAGCCGCGGAGCCCCTTCTGTGGCTGCCGTTCCGGAAAGGGCTCCGCGATGATCTGCGTCGCTTGAAGCAGAGGATGGAGCAGCATGCCTGAGCCGCGCGGGATCGACAACGTCTTCGTCGAGGTCGGCGATCTAGACGAAGCGGTGGGCTGGTACGAACGGGTGGTCGGACTGACGCTCAAGGTGCGCACGCCCGATATGGCGGTACTCGACGTCGGAGGAGACGTGGCCGGGATCGTCCTCAGCAGTGCTGACCAGGTCTCGCCGACGAAGGTCTGGTTCGAGGTGGCGGACGCCCGCGACGCGGCCACGGAACTCGGCGTGCAGACCTTCCCGATTCCGACCGGGCTGACGGCAGAGGTCGTCGACCCCTGGGGCAACCGCATCGGCTTCACCGACTACACGGCACGTCCGGATCTCGCCCGCTCATGATGCCCCGGTGACCGACGGATGCGGGCGGCCCCGCGAGAGGACCGCCCGCATCCGTCGGTATCAGAGCGGGTACTGTCCCGGCTCGCGGCGCATCGTGATCCAGCGGGTCTCGGTGAAGGCGTCGATGTTCGCCTGCGCACCGCCGTGGCGGGATCCGGTACCGGAGGCGCCGACGCCGCCGAAGGGCGAGTTCGCCTCGTCGTTGACCGTCTGATCGTTGATGTGCACGATGCCGGTCGGGATGCGCTTCGCGAGGTCGTAGGCCTTCATCGCGTCACGGCTGACGATCCCCAACGAAAGCCCGTAGTCGGTCGCGGCGGCCAGCTCGACGGCCTCGTCGTCGGTCGCGAAGGAGACCACCGAGGCGACGGGACCGAAGACCTCGTCGCAGTACGCGGCCGCATCCTTCGGGGGATTCGCCAGCACCGTCGGGCGGTAGAACAGCTGCTCGTAGGTACCACCGGCCGCGAGGCGGGCGCCTTGGGCCACGGCGTCCTGCACGAGCGTGTGCACGCGGTCCCGCTGCGTCTCGTCGATGAGGGGTCCGAGGTGCACCTGCCCTGCCGCCGGGTCGCCGACGACCATCGAGTCGGCCTTCGCCGCGAGCTTCGCGACGTACTCGTCGAACAGCGACTCGTGCACGATGTGCCGGCCCACGGTCATGCAGATCTGCCCCTGGTGCAGGAAGGCGCCCCACGTGGCGAGGTTGACCGCCTGGTCGACGTCGGCATCCTCGCGCACGAGGAAGGCGGAGTTGCCGCCGAGCTCGAGGTGGGCACGAGTCAGGTGACGGCCGGCGAGCTCGCCGACGGCGCGCCCCGCCCGGGTCGACCCCGTGAAGGCGACCACGCGCACGCGGGGGTCGGCGACCATGGCTTCGCCGACCTCGGCGCCGCCGGGCACGAGCTGCAGGATGCCCTTGGGCAGGCCCGCCTCCTCGAAGATGCGCACCATCGAGACGCCGCCGGTCACGACCGTGCGGGGGTCGGGCTTGAGCAGCACGGCGTTGCCGAGCGCGAGGGCCGGCGCGACCGCACGGATACCGAGGATGAGCGGAACGTTGAAAGGCGAGATGACGCCCACGACGCCCACGGGAACCTGCTGCGCGAGCGAGAGGCGGGGCTCCTCGCTGGAGAGGATCGTGCCCAGCGG
Protein-coding sequences here:
- a CDS encoding IclR family transcriptional regulator, whose protein sequence is MSMTTSEPPPPPALASVDHALRLLLLLGDRPELRVTEAAARLGVAPSTAHRLLTTLAARGFVTQDRISKVYRVGPALIEIGVHSTSSIDLRAAGEPHLKVLSQRISETVNLLVRQGDSVRFVAGFEADQQVRTQVLTGALLPAYATSGGKVLLAELSREELRALYPRGLRRLTQRTRTFTQLMAELPLVMMRGFAVNDQESRDGLSAIAVPLRARDGRAIAAVAMSAPSARLGAERMRELVVELRACASAIRGDLAR
- a CDS encoding amidohydrolase family protein gives rise to the protein MKIDAFCHLLPAEYAKRLFAIDDSPVARNIQKRVSGVPALVDMDERFRIMDEFGPDYRQIVNSAAPPLEDLGPTARTVELARIANDGMAELTRDNPDRFAGFCAAVSLSDVDAAIAEAERAFDELGAVGVQIYTHVNGGPMDQERFFPFYEAVAARGDKMIQVHPCRDSSWSDYKTEARSKFEIWWTLGWEYDLSAFMSRLVFSGVFERLPDIKILIHHGGAMIPHFAGRIGPGWDQLGSRTPADQAEDIEGYPLTERPIDAFRRFYVDTAYFGAGDAMRTAIKFFGVDHTLFASDTPFDPEKGPGYIRSTIANLEEMDIIDDADRAEIYHGNVSRLLGL
- a CDS encoding NAD(P)-dependent alcohol dehydrogenase; translation: MTAGRAAVLQDGALRVEDVEYGAPGHGEVLVRLVATGLCHTDLGVIAGGIPFPSPGVIGHEGAGVVEQVGAGVSSVAPGDKVLLSFTSCGACSGCAGGHPAYCETWQARNLFGMMRPDDSGTITHEGVPVAGHFFGQSSFGTYAIADERSLVAVDATADLTVLAPLGCGILTGFGSMWNVLDPTPADTVAVYGSGAVGLSAIMAAAHRDPAALVAIDLVDERLALARRLGATHTINAGIEDVAARLAEITGGHGVDLSFDTTASPRVARSALDAAAIRGTVLVCGAPPPGTEIPVDIQGILTGKVLRGVTMGDTLPQQLIPELARLHGEGRLPLELLEKTYTLDEIEQAVADMHHGVTVKPVIVY
- a CDS encoding ABC transporter substrate-binding protein, which translates into the protein MTFLTLRRTVALTAAALMTLSLAACAGAAEPAGGDETGAPEKANLTIAINPSSQFAPLYYGIEEGIFEKHGLTLEITPQTDVASIVSGVASGTYDFGFATVVHVLTANANGIPLRAVSTIEGQIQPDDEGTITIASPTSGITDYGDLKGKRVATVGLSSHNTLTLWELASRDGVDASSIELVQMPFGQMAAALANGDVDAAVMQWPFAADALSAGGVTLGYNNREIFNGAATTLFNTSQSFIDQNPKTVRAFSDAMIESIEGASANEDAARSALEKGMGVTAEQAAAARWNIGGDPRLTVTGFETARDLLVKFGTDQSLTDALKNLDVDSVVWPGALEN
- a CDS encoding ABC transporter permease; this translates as MRGAARERGLAVVLPLLAVAIVLVAWQLATSTALVSPTQFPSMTDSLAALLQELTTPRLWSAVGATLIGWFFGMVITITLGLVVGTALAHSDIARQSAAPVIETFKAIPAIAVLPLVILVAGSTLPMKIFLICFAAFWPFVIQVIYGVRSMDPVVADTAKALGVRGIRRFLVVSIPSASPYLVTGMRIASAQALILAVVAEIVGGAAGVGRNILLAENAGVSAYPTMYAYIIVAGLLGIALTGAFFLIEKRLMHWHESQRNMRLEAKGARA
- a CDS encoding ABC transporter permease, whose translation is MSRLTTSTVPVPRRRSGPFASRLVGVLLALWLPVVLIAVWWFVSAGSTSPFFPPLSRIVQETWNQWVVYGAWTNLIASVRNLVLGYLAGVVIGLVGGTVLWRWRRVRQAANPLIYFLYVLPAPALLPAMIAIFGIGEMRQIALIALGSIWPTLLNTLDGMRGISGTAFDTARVLRLGGIRTFFRVVLPAAAPQIAAGMRASLTIAIVLMVVSEMVAARSGIGYFILQAQAEFAIVKMWTGILVLALLGTVLNYLFVVVERRALRWYYRSRAANGS
- a CDS encoding ABC transporter ATP-binding protein, producing MSHPTSTVPVLEVEGLRKTYNEGTDQANTAVADVSFEVAKGELVCIVGPSGAGKTTLLRCISGLASPSGGEVRFEGDRLTDVPAELGLVFQDYSRSLYPWMTNAKNVAIPLAARGVGRRERERRAEEVLESVGLAHVGKKYPWELSGGMQQRVAIARALSYRPELLLMDEPFASVDAQTRFDLEDLVLRVRNELGITVVVVTHDIDEAIYLSDRIVVLSKNPSVVREVVPVPLGRTRDQVRTRASQEFLDLRAHLLSLVMPASTAALS